From a region of the Tiliqua scincoides isolate rTilSci1 chromosome 4, rTilSci1.hap2, whole genome shotgun sequence genome:
- the PSRC1 gene encoding proline/serine-rich coiled-coil protein 1, whose translation MELPNEDIKFITDETLDFGLSSPSDGPEEEGSLICALEPNERCVAQAIDMNVLLGESEGRTREQASPWRPLSPEKLEEVMKEANMLATQLERCKLQEKENTTSELKFEKVPEVAPLSAVRYLHAERASSRSPRRETFNVKNSPLKALLPTVGPESSSTLDSPKTLSPKHGSPAPAKRGSPASCVMDSPNPKRTPNKSNTCSADSQLSKKSRPSNSPKTMTTTKSPSSQAKTMGGDASQSQSSFKPHSSSCQIRTRNIATSVFASQLPVANSIPKATSRITTLGRPAVPGRPSQLKPLSLGMPGAKGSTLPIPARKKGLFFNL comes from the exons ATGGAATTGCCTAATGAAG ATATAAAATTTATTACTGATGAGACATTGGATTTTGGTCTGAGTTCTCCTTCAGATGG ACCAGAGGAGGAAGGCTCTCTTATTTGTGCCTTGGAGCCCAATGAAAGATGTGTGGCGCAAGCCATTGACATGAACGTTTTGCTGGGAGAGAGTGAGGGAAGGACCAGAGAACAGGCCTCTCCATGGAGACCCCTAAGTCCTGAGAAGCTGGAGGAAGTCATGAAGGAAGCGAATATGTTGGCTACCCAACTGGAGAGATGTAAGCTGCAGGAGAAGGAGAATACCACCTCTGAACTGAAATTTGAGAAGGTTCCAGAAGTAGCACCTTTATCAGCAGTCAGATACTTGCATGCCGAGAGGGCAAGCTCCAGAAGCCCTAGACGAGAGACATTCAATGTGAAGAACAGTCCTCTGAAAGCACTGCTCCCAACAGTGGGACCGGAAAGCTCCTCTACTCTAGATTCTCCCAAAACTCTCTCTCCCAAGCATGGAAGTCCTGCTCCCGCCAAGCGTGGAAGTCCTGCTTCCTGTGTCATGGACTCACCCAATCCAAAAAGAACCCCAAATAAATCTAACACCTGCAGTGCTGACAGTCAGCTGTCTAAGAAATCCAGGCCCAGCAACTCACCCAAGACCATGACAACAACAAAATCTCCCAGCA GCCAAGCTAAAACTATGGGGGGTGATGCCTCGCAATCACAATCCAGCTTCAAGCCTCATAGCAGCTCTTGCCAGATTCGAACCAGGAACATTGCCACGTCTGTGTTTGCAAGCCAACTTCCAGTAGCAAACTCCATTCCAAAAGCAACTAGTCGTATCACAACTTTAGGCAGGCCTGCAGTTCCAGGGAGGCCCAGCCAGCTGAAGCCACTGAGTTTAGGAATGCCTGGTGCCAAGGGATCCACTTTGCCAATCCCTGCTAGGAAGAAAG GACTGTTCTTTAACCTGtga
- the PPIL1 gene encoding peptidyl-prolyl cis-trans isomerase-like 1, producing the protein MAAVPPDTWQPPTVSMETTMGVIVVELYWKHAPKTCKNFAELSRRGYYNGTKFHRIIKDFMIQGGDPTGTGRGGASIYGKQFEDELHPELKFTGAGILAMANAGPDTNGSQFFITLAPTQWLDGKHTIFGRVCQGIGIVNRVGMVETNAQDRPVDDVKILKIYLSG; encoded by the exons ATGGCTGCGGTGCCTCCCGACACTTGGCAGCCGCCCACTGTTTCCATGGAGACCAC TATGGGTGTTATTGTTGTGGAGCTATATTGGAAGCATGCACCTAAGACTTGTAAGAATTTTGCTGAACTGTCCAGACGAGGTTATTACAATGGTACAAAATTTCATAGGATAATCAAAGACTTCATGATCCAAGGAGGTGATCCAACAGGAACTG GAAGAGGAGGCGCATCCATCTATGGCAAACAGTTTGAAGATGAGCTCCATCCAGAATTGAAATTTACAG GTGCAGGAATCCTTGCTATGGCAAATGCAGGTCCGGATACAAATGGCAGTCAATTCTTTATCACGTTAGCACCAACCCAGTGGCTTGATGGGAAGCACACTATCTTTGGTCGTGTTTGCCAAGGAATTGGGATAGTCAACAGAGTGGGCATGGTGGAAACCAATGCACAAGATCGTCCAGTAGATGATGTAAAAATTTTGAAGATTTATTTATCAGGCTAA